From a region of the Ardenticatena maritima genome:
- the odhB gene encoding 2-oxoglutarate dehydrogenase complex dihydrolipoyllysine-residue succinyltransferase: protein MKLEIRAPQLGESVVEATVGRWLKKEGEPVKAGEVLAELETDKINVEVAAEQDGVLVSIVRHEGDDVAPGDILAYLETDATAAATAAPEPAPREAAAPPPASQPASSPAEDIKATPVARRLAEETGVDLRQVQGSGPSGRITKEDVLAASQQRTAPTPEPKPTPPPAPAPAPVAPPLVQPGRREERIRMSRRRQTIARRLLEAKQNTAMLTTFNDVDMSAVIELRNRYKEHFQEKYGVRLGFMSFFTKAVVSALKAFPLLNAEIQGDEIVVKYYYDIGIAVGAEGGLVVPVLRDADRLTFYEIEAKIREFAKKANEGTLTLEELQGGTFTITNGGVFGSLLSTPILNPPQVGILGMHRIEERPVVRNGEIVIRPMMYLALSYDHRIVDGREAVQFLVHVKEMIENPERLLLEG, encoded by the coding sequence ATGAAACTCGAAATCCGAGCCCCACAACTTGGCGAATCCGTTGTCGAAGCCACCGTCGGGCGGTGGCTCAAAAAAGAGGGCGAACCTGTCAAAGCGGGCGAGGTGCTCGCCGAACTCGAAACCGATAAAATCAACGTCGAAGTCGCCGCCGAGCAGGACGGCGTGCTGGTGAGCATTGTACGCCATGAAGGCGACGACGTGGCGCCGGGCGACATCCTCGCTTATCTGGAAACCGACGCCACAGCCGCGGCAACCGCCGCACCCGAACCCGCCCCGCGCGAAGCCGCCGCGCCGCCGCCGGCGTCCCAACCGGCCTCTTCACCCGCTGAAGACATCAAAGCCACACCCGTGGCGCGCCGTTTGGCGGAAGAAACCGGCGTTGACTTGCGGCAGGTGCAGGGCAGTGGACCCTCTGGGCGCATTACCAAAGAAGACGTGCTCGCCGCCTCGCAGCAGCGCACCGCGCCCACACCCGAACCCAAGCCAACCCCGCCGCCCGCACCCGCGCCTGCCCCTGTTGCGCCGCCGCTGGTACAGCCTGGGCGTCGCGAAGAGCGTATCCGCATGTCGCGCCGCCGCCAGACCATTGCGCGCCGCTTGCTGGAAGCCAAGCAGAACACCGCCATGCTCACCACCTTCAACGACGTGGACATGAGCGCCGTTATTGAACTGCGCAACCGCTACAAGGAGCACTTCCAGGAAAAATACGGCGTGCGTCTGGGCTTCATGTCCTTCTTCACCAAAGCCGTGGTGAGCGCCCTCAAAGCCTTCCCCTTGCTCAATGCCGAAATTCAGGGCGATGAAATCGTGGTGAAGTACTACTACGACATCGGCATTGCCGTTGGCGCGGAAGGGGGGCTGGTGGTGCCTGTCCTGCGCGACGCCGACCGCCTGACCTTCTACGAAATCGAAGCCAAAATCCGCGAATTTGCGAAGAAAGCCAACGAAGGCACCCTGACGCTTGAAGAATTGCAAGGCGGCACGTTCACCATCACCAATGGGGGCGTGTTCGGCTCGCTGCTCTCAACGCCGATTCTCAACCCGCCGCAAGTCGGCATTTTGGGCATGCACCGCATTGAAGAGCGTCCTGTGGTGCGCAATGGCGAAATTGTCATTCGCCCGATGATGTACCTCGCGCTCAGTTATGACCACCGCATTGTGGACGGGCGCGAAGCCGTGCAATTCCTGGTGCATGTGAAAGAGATGATCGAAAACCCCGAACGGTTGTTGCTGGAAGGCTAA
- a CDS encoding SDR family oxidoreductase, whose amino-acid sequence MSRQTAFITGASKGIGKALTQALLERGWRVIALARHTEPLDALTQTYGDHCRPVAVDVRDAAALQDAVRTHIAAPAQSVHLLFPSAGLAHVGAFEAMPPEAWRAMIEVNLTGLIQTVQLVLPHMADGGHIVIPGSIAGATGFANWAVYSATKFGVRGFAEALRNEVRPRGIHVTHLTLGATATPLWEAVPGAWDRRNMLTPEEVAAWILHILDHPQSGVEDLRLLPPKGVL is encoded by the coding sequence ATGAGCAGACAAACCGCTTTCATCACCGGCGCCAGTAAAGGCATTGGGAAGGCGCTCACGCAGGCGTTGCTGGAACGTGGGTGGCGCGTGATTGCCCTGGCGCGCCACACCGAACCACTGGACGCCCTGACCCAGACATACGGCGACCACTGTCGCCCCGTCGCGGTTGACGTGCGCGACGCCGCCGCTTTGCAAGACGCCGTGCGCACGCACATTGCGGCACCCGCGCAGAGCGTCCACCTGCTCTTTCCATCAGCCGGGCTGGCGCACGTCGGCGCATTCGAGGCGATGCCGCCTGAAGCGTGGCGTGCGATGATTGAGGTCAATCTGACGGGGCTGATTCAAACGGTGCAACTTGTGCTCCCGCACATGGCGGACGGCGGGCATATCGTCATCCCAGGGAGCATTGCCGGTGCAACAGGGTTCGCCAATTGGGCGGTGTACAGCGCCACCAAGTTCGGCGTGCGCGGCTTTGCCGAAGCGTTGCGCAACGAAGTGCGCCCGCGCGGCATTCACGTCACCCACCTGACGCTCGGCGCAACCGCAACACCACTGTGGGAAGCCGTGCCAGGCGCATGGGACCGCCGCAACATGCTCACGCCTGAGGAAGTCGCCGCCTGGATACTCCACATCCTCGACCACCCGCAAAGTGGTGTGGAAGATTTGCGCCTGTTGCCGCCGAAAGGCGTTCTCTAA
- the folE gene encoding GTP cyclohydrolase I FolE, with protein MTHAHDEHPILNQLDTAIRAQARTAALANTDTTAQAVRALLEAIGEDPTREGLERTPERVARMYAELTAGYYVDPEELVNDALFDISYDEMVIVRDIEFYSLCEHHLLPFFGHAHVAYIPNGRVIGLSKIPRVVDMFARRLQVQERMTVQIADFLEETLSPKGVAVVVEGMHMCSMMRGVKKANARMVSSAMRGIFRTDPRTRNEFVNLVQRGEHL; from the coding sequence ATGACACACGCACATGACGAACATCCCATCCTCAACCAATTGGATACCGCTATACGCGCCCAGGCGCGCACCGCCGCGCTTGCCAACACCGACACCACCGCCCAGGCTGTGCGCGCCTTGCTGGAAGCGATTGGCGAAGACCCCACACGCGAAGGACTGGAACGCACGCCGGAACGGGTAGCCCGCATGTATGCCGAACTCACGGCGGGCTATTACGTAGACCCCGAAGAACTGGTCAACGACGCCCTGTTCGACATTTCCTACGATGAAATGGTGATTGTGCGCGACATCGAGTTTTACAGCCTCTGCGAACACCACCTGCTCCCCTTCTTCGGGCATGCCCACGTCGCCTACATTCCCAACGGGCGCGTCATTGGGCTGAGCAAAATTCCGCGCGTGGTGGACATGTTCGCCCGCCGCCTGCAAGTGCAAGAACGCATGACCGTGCAGATTGCCGATTTTCTGGAAGAAACGCTTTCGCCAAAAGGCGTGGCGGTGGTGGTCGAAGGCATGCACATGTGCTCGATGATGCGCGGCGTGAAGAAAGCCAACGCGCGCATGGTTTCAAGCGCCATGCGCGGCATTTTCCGCACCGACCCACGCACACGCAACGAATTTGTCAACCTCGTACAACGTGGAGAACACCTATGA
- a CDS encoding 6-carboxytetrahydropterin synthase, producing the protein MTLQPRIWTTKRFEFCASRQLWRTDWSAEQNRRLFGRLASPHGYGSNFTLFVTVSGTVNPDTGMTMNVVDLKQTVNTVLEAFDHRHLNIETPYFTTRPATLEAIADALADAIAPHLPPDIRLERLRLHEDEHRFAEWLRGDIRIGRRTLFSAAHRTASPHVSADENRARFGVCTRTHGHNYVLTTTFGGARHPEFGWLAHPDHLDTLVETVRREFDHCHLNDDLPYFRNQAATTETIVGVLFDRLREEAATLVPDIAVLRAELAELPDFRAATEGEPWRDFIREYTFSAAHRMANPNLSEAENRRLYGKCANPHGHGHSYRVVLTLRAPLDERWGIAADLVETDRAAQAVIEQVAFKRLDADIPFFQTHVATTENLLTYLWNAFAHAFGERLHHIAIWETPNNLFEYGRAPHFQGAEK; encoded by the coding sequence ATGACGCTTCAACCACGCATCTGGACAACCAAGCGCTTCGAGTTCTGCGCCTCGCGCCAACTGTGGCGCACCGATTGGTCGGCAGAGCAAAATCGCCGCCTGTTCGGACGCCTGGCGTCGCCGCACGGCTACGGGAGCAACTTCACGCTCTTTGTGACCGTCAGCGGCACCGTCAACCCCGACACAGGCATGACCATGAACGTGGTGGACCTCAAGCAGACGGTCAACACGGTGCTTGAAGCGTTCGACCACCGCCACCTCAACATCGAAACGCCCTACTTCACCACACGCCCCGCTACTCTGGAAGCCATCGCGGACGCGCTGGCCGACGCCATTGCGCCGCACCTGCCGCCGGATATCCGGCTGGAACGCTTGCGCCTGCACGAAGACGAACACCGCTTTGCCGAATGGCTTCGCGGCGACATCCGCATCGGGCGACGAACCCTCTTCAGCGCCGCCCACCGCACCGCCAGCCCTCACGTCTCCGCGGATGAAAACCGCGCGCGCTTTGGCGTCTGCACGCGCACACACGGGCACAACTACGTCCTCACCACCACCTTTGGCGGCGCACGCCACCCCGAATTTGGCTGGCTCGCCCATCCCGACCATCTCGACACCCTGGTGGAGACCGTGCGCCGTGAATTCGACCATTGCCACCTCAACGATGACCTGCCCTACTTCCGCAACCAGGCCGCCACCACCGAAACGATTGTCGGCGTGCTGTTCGACCGCTTGCGCGAAGAAGCCGCCACCCTCGTTCCCGACATCGCCGTACTGCGCGCCGAACTCGCCGAACTACCCGACTTTCGCGCCGCCACCGAAGGCGAACCGTGGCGCGACTTCATCCGCGAATACACCTTCTCCGCGGCGCACCGCATGGCAAACCCCAACCTGAGCGAAGCCGAAAATCGGCGGCTCTACGGCAAATGCGCCAACCCACATGGGCATGGGCACTCGTACCGCGTTGTGCTCACGCTGCGCGCCCCGCTCGATGAACGGTGGGGCATTGCCGCCGACCTTGTCGAAACCGACCGCGCCGCCCAAGCGGTCATCGAACAAGTGGCGTTCAAACGTCTGGACGCCGACATCCCCTTTTTCCAAACGCACGTCGCCACGACCGAAAACCTGCTCACCTACCTGTGGAACGCTTTTGCGCATGCTTTCGGCGAACGTTTGCATCACATCGCCATTTGGGAGACCCCCAACAACCTTTTTGAATACGGACGCGCCCCACACTTTCAGGGCGCCGAAAAATAA
- a CDS encoding CDP-alcohol phosphatidyltransferase family protein: MNRQPIATKLPPEYAFYDLSGFGGRITHAAVARLAQSPIQPLHLTGGFLAAGIGAALALLRNTPRLDRVAALLLLVKHLLDGMDGALARIRQRPSRLGRYADSVADFVVNAALFAAVAYRRGNRPRDWLAAAAGLVSMLLQCSLYNYYYVLYRHTLPGERTSLPDERHARPYPWDPPRATRLFQRAYLLIYGWQDRLVARLDRLATGRTFTLPPRRFMTALSALGLGSQLALFALLAWRRRVARAPFVFGVVLNAYALLLLAWRRRLLHQATHSEEIRS, encoded by the coding sequence ATGAACAGACAACCCATCGCCACCAAACTTCCGCCTGAATACGCCTTCTACGATCTCAGCGGCTTTGGCGGGCGAATCACCCACGCCGCGGTCGCGCGCCTGGCACAAAGCCCCATCCAGCCGCTGCATTTGACGGGCGGCTTTCTCGCCGCGGGCATTGGCGCGGCGCTGGCGCTCCTGCGCAACACGCCCCGCCTCGACCGCGTTGCCGCCCTGCTTCTGCTGGTGAAGCACCTGCTGGACGGCATGGACGGCGCGCTGGCGCGCATTCGCCAACGCCCCTCGCGCCTGGGGCGCTACGCGGACTCCGTGGCGGATTTTGTCGTCAACGCGGCGCTGTTTGCTGCGGTGGCGTATCGGCGCGGCAACCGCCCCCGTGATTGGCTTGCCGCTGCGGCGGGGCTGGTGAGCATGCTGTTGCAATGCTCGCTCTACAATTACTACTACGTGCTCTATCGCCACACCCTGCCCGGCGAACGCACCAGCCTGCCGGACGAACGCCACGCACGCCCCTACCCGTGGGACCCCCCACGCGCGACGCGCCTGTTCCAACGTGCGTACCTGCTCATCTACGGCTGGCAAGACCGCCTCGTGGCGCGGCTTGACCGCCTGGCGACCGGGCGCACCTTCACCTTGCCGCCCCGTCGCTTCATGACGGCGCTGTCGGCGCTGGGGCTCGGCAGCCAACTGGCGCTCTTCGCCCTGCTGGCGTGGCGTCGGCGGGTGGCGCGCGCCCCCTTTGTGTTCGGCGTCGTCCTGAACGCGTATGCCCTGCTTCTGCTCGCCTGGCGTCGCCGCCTTCTGCATCAAGCAACCCACTCCGAGGAGATACGTTCATGA
- a CDS encoding 2-oxoglutarate dehydrogenase E1 component has product MEPQVTIPSLTGPNEAYIVELYERYLHEPGSVPPEWQQFFRYWAPAAAVGRVAAPETATPPAELRRKIVAAHELANAIRQFGLLAARLDPLGSEPPGDPALELATYNLTEDDLAHLPSDIAGGPIAQRTTTMLEAIEALRAIYCGTIGYDFEHIHVPEEREWLRAVVEEGRFTPEHDPINERALLERLTQVEVFERFLHRTFPGRTRFSIEGLDMLVPMLDEIIGTAAESGYRHIVLGMAHRGRLNVLAHNLNKPYEEILTEFYGSDPLPASAIEAAEEGYTGDVKYHLGARRALDGGETVDLQVTLAPNPSHLEFVNPVVLGMARAEQTERGEPGRPSLYPVRALPVLIHGDAAFIGEGISAETLNLSRLTGYWVGGTVHIIANNQVGFTTDPHMGRSTLFASDLAKGFKMPIVHVNADDPLACLTAVRLAMAYRRQFRKDFVIDLIGYRRWGHNEGDDPTFTQPLLYKKIKNHPTVRTLWVQHMVAHGTLTQEDADALEQAHMERLQSIWNTIRERDIKHDVPEPVKPGRFGPLDTTVPLETLRDINRALFTVPEGFNIHPRLARIVERWRQALEPDGDGMVEWAHAETLAFATILADGTPIRLTGQDSERGTFSQRHLVWHDQETGRRYTPIQAFPHAKAAFEVYNSPLSEAGVLGFEYGYDVQAPDALVLWEAQYGDFVNVAQVIIDQFIMSAKVKWHQTPALVMLLPHGYEGAGPEHSSARLERFLQQAAQGNVRIANCTTAAQYFHLLRRQAKLLHLDPRPLIVMTPKSLLRHPLARSHVSDLAQGTFQTVIQDEAALQRAERVRRLVLCSGHIYVDLVGAEQYKTAEHVAVVRVEQLYPFPEEELRDVLAAYPNVEEVCWVQEEPQNMGAWEYMFPRLTERVLPDGLPLCYVGRPRWASPAEGAPEWHAREQARIVAEALQ; this is encoded by the coding sequence ATGGAACCACAAGTGACAATCCCCTCACTTACAGGTCCAAATGAAGCCTACATTGTAGAACTGTACGAACGCTATCTGCATGAACCGGGCAGTGTTCCGCCCGAATGGCAGCAGTTTTTCCGCTATTGGGCGCCCGCCGCTGCCGTGGGGCGTGTTGCCGCGCCTGAAACGGCCACCCCGCCGGCGGAGTTGCGCCGCAAAATCGTCGCCGCCCACGAACTTGCCAACGCCATTCGCCAATTCGGCTTGTTGGCGGCACGGCTCGACCCGCTGGGCAGTGAACCGCCGGGCGACCCCGCCCTGGAACTCGCCACCTACAACCTCACCGAAGACGACCTCGCGCATTTGCCGTCCGACATTGCGGGCGGTCCCATCGCCCAGCGCACCACAACGATGCTGGAAGCCATCGAAGCCTTGCGCGCCATCTACTGTGGCACCATCGGCTACGATTTCGAGCATATCCACGTGCCCGAAGAGCGTGAATGGTTGCGCGCCGTTGTCGAGGAAGGACGCTTTACGCCCGAACACGACCCCATCAACGAGCGGGCGTTGCTGGAACGGCTGACGCAGGTGGAAGTGTTCGAGCGCTTTTTGCACCGCACGTTCCCAGGGCGCACGCGCTTTTCCATCGAAGGGTTGGATATGCTCGTGCCGATGTTGGATGAAATCATCGGCACGGCTGCGGAAAGCGGCTATCGCCACATTGTGCTGGGTATGGCGCACCGTGGGCGCTTGAACGTGTTGGCGCACAACCTCAACAAGCCCTACGAAGAGATTTTGACCGAATTCTACGGCTCGGATCCCTTGCCCGCCTCGGCGATTGAAGCCGCAGAAGAAGGCTACACAGGCGACGTGAAGTATCACCTGGGGGCGCGCCGTGCGTTGGATGGGGGTGAAACTGTTGACCTGCAAGTCACGCTGGCGCCGAACCCCAGCCACCTCGAATTTGTCAACCCCGTGGTGTTGGGCATGGCGCGCGCCGAACAGACCGAACGCGGCGAGCCTGGTCGCCCGTCGCTCTACCCTGTGCGTGCCTTGCCGGTGCTCATTCACGGGGACGCTGCGTTTATCGGCGAAGGCATCAGCGCCGAAACGCTCAACCTCTCCCGCCTGACGGGCTATTGGGTGGGGGGCACGGTGCACATCATCGCCAACAACCAGGTGGGCTTCACCACCGACCCCCACATGGGGCGCTCCACCCTGTTCGCGAGCGACCTCGCCAAAGGGTTCAAGATGCCCATTGTGCACGTCAACGCCGATGACCCGCTCGCCTGTCTCACGGCGGTACGGCTGGCGATGGCGTATCGCCGCCAGTTCCGCAAAGATTTTGTGATTGACCTCATCGGCTATCGCCGCTGGGGGCACAACGAAGGCGACGACCCCACGTTTACACAGCCCCTGCTCTACAAGAAAATCAAAAACCACCCCACCGTGCGCACGCTCTGGGTGCAGCACATGGTGGCGCATGGCACGTTGACGCAGGAAGACGCCGACGCGCTCGAACAAGCCCACATGGAGCGCCTGCAATCCATCTGGAATACCATTCGCGAGCGCGACATCAAGCACGACGTGCCCGAACCTGTCAAACCGGGGCGTTTTGGTCCGCTGGATACGACTGTTCCGCTGGAAACCCTGCGCGACATCAACCGCGCCCTCTTCACCGTGCCCGAGGGCTTCAACATTCATCCGCGCCTGGCGCGTATCGTTGAACGCTGGCGCCAGGCGTTGGAACCGGACGGCGACGGCATGGTGGAATGGGCGCATGCCGAAACGCTCGCGTTCGCCACAATCCTGGCGGACGGCACGCCCATTCGCCTGACGGGGCAGGATAGCGAGCGCGGGACGTTCAGCCAGCGCCACCTGGTCTGGCACGACCAGGAGACGGGGCGGCGCTATACGCCCATACAGGCGTTCCCGCACGCCAAAGCCGCTTTCGAGGTCTACAACAGCCCCCTTTCAGAAGCGGGTGTGCTGGGCTTTGAATACGGCTACGACGTGCAAGCCCCCGATGCGCTGGTGTTGTGGGAAGCGCAATACGGCGATTTTGTCAACGTGGCGCAGGTCATCATTGACCAGTTCATCATGTCCGCCAAAGTCAAATGGCACCAGACGCCCGCCCTCGTCATGCTGTTGCCGCATGGCTACGAGGGCGCCGGTCCTGAGCATTCCAGCGCACGCCTGGAACGCTTCCTGCAACAAGCCGCGCAAGGCAATGTGCGCATTGCCAACTGCACCACCGCCGCCCAATACTTCCACCTGTTGCGCCGTCAGGCGAAATTGCTTCACCTTGACCCGCGCCCGCTCATCGTGATGACGCCCAAGAGCCTGTTGCGCCACCCGTTGGCGCGTTCGCACGTCTCCGACCTGGCGCAGGGCACGTTCCAAACCGTCATTCAGGATGAAGCCGCTTTGCAGCGGGCGGAGCGTGTGCGCCGCCTGGTGTTGTGCAGTGGGCATATCTACGTTGACCTGGTGGGGGCGGAGCAGTACAAAACCGCCGAACACGTAGCCGTGGTGCGCGTCGAGCAACTCTACCCCTTCCCCGAAGAAGAATTGCGCGACGTGCTGGCGGCATACCCCAACGTGGAAGAAGTTTGCTGGGTGCAGGAAGAACCGCAAAACATGGGCGCGTGGGAATACATGTTCCCCCGCCTGACCGAACGAGTCTTGCCCGATGGCTTGCCGCTTTGCTACGTGGGACGCCCACGCTGGGCAAGCCCCGCCGAAGGCGCGCCCGAATGGCACGCCCGTGAACAGGCGCGTATTGTCGCCGAAGCATTGCAATGA
- a CDS encoding XdhC family protein: MDEFYAKLAEMEREGVPLAVATVVRVRGSVPREVGAKMVIHPYGQHYGTVGGGCGEADVIRAGMDVIHTRRPRLIEIDLTDDVTMQSLGVCGGVMDVFIEPWPPQEPDHA, translated from the coding sequence ATGGATGAGTTTTACGCCAAATTAGCCGAAATGGAGCGCGAAGGGGTGCCGCTGGCTGTGGCAACGGTGGTACGTGTGCGCGGTTCCGTACCCCGCGAAGTCGGCGCCAAGATGGTCATTCACCCCTACGGGCAGCATTACGGCACAGTCGGGGGCGGATGCGGCGAAGCCGATGTCATTCGCGCCGGCATGGATGTCATTCACACGCGACGCCCGCGCTTGATCGAAATTGACCTGACCGATGATGTGACCATGCAGTCGTTGGGGGTGTGTGGGGGCGTGATGGATGTCTTCATCGAACCCTGGCCGCCGCAGGAGCCCGACCATGCCTGA
- a CDS encoding peptidoglycan D,D-transpeptidase FtsI family protein: protein MRSLDALQKLTLFFLTAFFAVALTTGYWAVVRADDLNARNDNLRRLERERRVARGAMLARDGETVLVETTFDEEGLAQRMYHMPALAPITGVWSLRYGNSGLEAAYDEWLAGRKGEPFTQLLDNLLHRPVRGYDLVLTVDPALQAEAVRLLGERRGAVVVSNVETGDILALVSLPTYDPNTFEDDAEALQQSPANPLLNRATQGLYTPGSVFKIVTLAGALAKGKTSLDERWQDPNGIFFVNGFPIRDFEEPPQDEFDTAHALAYSSNVVFAQLGLRLGADAMREAARAFGFGEPPPIAIEAEASRLGRDDFLLDDVGLASTAFGQGQVQMTPLHVNLITAAVARDGQLPRPRLVQAIRTADGDTLQTIRPMTWKRAVSRRVAEQVREAMVVAARDGYARAGAPACTAIGGKTGTAQLGGTLAPHAWFTAFAPAEQPRYAVTVLVENGGLGGDVAAPIARRLIEMLVCTP from the coding sequence ATGCGTTCGCTCGATGCGTTGCAAAAACTGACGCTCTTTTTCCTGACCGCCTTCTTCGCCGTGGCGTTGACGACGGGCTATTGGGCGGTTGTGCGCGCCGACGACCTTAACGCGCGCAACGACAATTTGCGCCGTTTGGAACGTGAGCGGCGTGTGGCGCGTGGCGCTATGCTGGCGCGTGACGGCGAAACCGTGCTGGTGGAAACCACATTCGACGAAGAGGGGCTGGCGCAGCGCATGTACCACATGCCTGCGCTCGCCCCCATTACCGGCGTGTGGAGTTTGCGCTACGGCAACAGCGGGCTGGAAGCCGCTTACGATGAGTGGCTGGCGGGGCGCAAAGGCGAACCGTTCACCCAACTGCTCGACAACCTGCTCCACCGCCCCGTGCGCGGGTACGACCTGGTGCTCACCGTAGACCCCGCCCTGCAAGCCGAAGCGGTGCGCTTGCTGGGCGAGCGGCGCGGCGCGGTGGTGGTCAGCAATGTGGAGACGGGCGACATTCTCGCGCTGGTGAGTCTGCCCACCTACGACCCCAACACCTTTGAGGATGACGCCGAGGCTTTGCAACAAAGCCCCGCCAATCCACTGCTCAACCGCGCCACACAGGGGCTCTACACGCCTGGCTCGGTCTTCAAAATTGTGACGTTGGCGGGGGCGTTGGCGAAAGGCAAAACCTCGCTCGATGAACGCTGGCAAGACCCCAACGGCATTTTCTTCGTGAATGGCTTTCCCATTCGCGATTTTGAAGAGCCGCCGCAAGACGAATTCGATACGGCGCACGCCCTGGCGTACAGCAGCAATGTGGTGTTTGCCCAATTGGGCTTGCGCCTGGGGGCGGATGCCATGCGTGAAGCCGCACGCGCGTTTGGGTTTGGGGAACCGCCCCCCATTGCGATTGAAGCCGAAGCGAGCCGCCTGGGGCGCGATGATTTTCTGCTGGACGATGTGGGGCTGGCGAGTACCGCGTTTGGGCAGGGGCAGGTGCAGATGACGCCCTTGCATGTCAACCTCATCACAGCGGCGGTTGCGCGTGATGGGCAGTTGCCGCGCCCGCGCCTGGTGCAGGCTATTCGCACCGCCGACGGCGACACCCTGCAAACCATTCGCCCCATGACCTGGAAGCGCGCCGTCAGCCGCCGTGTTGCGGAGCAGGTGCGCGAGGCGATGGTCGTTGCAGCGCGCGACGGCTACGCGCGCGCCGGTGCGCCGGCTTGCACCGCGATTGGCGGCAAGACGGGCACAGCGCAGTTGGGGGGAACGCTCGCGCCGCATGCCTGGTTTACCGCCTTTGCCCCTGCGGAGCAACCGCGCTATGCCGTCACTGTGCTTGTGGAAAACGGCGGGTTGGGGGGCGATGTCGCCGCCCCCATTGCGCGGCGGTTGATCGAGATGCTGGTGTGTACGCCGTGA
- a CDS encoding Trm112 family protein: MSKKKLLAAAAVVPVAVAGVRRFLDKTQSQPAPSAPTPATTAMDEAELGGEVNPDLLKILVDPADKGPLELSEDGKFLVNPRNGYRYPIRRGIPVMLLEEGRKYQDPSLVKQPEGEQ; the protein is encoded by the coding sequence ATGAGCAAGAAAAAACTGTTGGCTGCAGCGGCTGTTGTGCCTGTGGCTGTGGCGGGCGTTCGCCGTTTCCTGGATAAAACGCAAAGCCAGCCCGCCCCGTCTGCGCCGACACCTGCAACAACCGCGATGGATGAAGCCGAATTGGGGGGCGAAGTCAACCCCGATTTGTTGAAAATTTTGGTTGACCCCGCCGATAAAGGTCCGCTGGAATTGAGCGAAGATGGCAAATTCCTGGTCAATCCGCGCAACGGCTATCGCTATCCCATTCGGCGCGGCATTCCCGTTATGCTGTTGGAAGAGGGGCGCAAGTATCAGGACCCCTCGTTGGTGAAACAGCCCGAAGGCGAACAATAA
- a CDS encoding XdhC family protein, giving the protein MPEDDLRRALYAAIQRREPVARVVLIAGPEPLVGRQALVWLQGDPLGALGLPEAVWAQVVRDARIAIEQRRHTTQTYALDATTTVQVFMEVIGRPPTLLIVGAGHIAQPLAQVGALCDFRVIVVDDRPAYARPDRFPTADEVLAIPFDDLPAHVPLDRDTYVVLVTRGHQHDVDVLLRILDAPLAYIGMIGSRRRIQGVFALLKTTHHLTDEQLSRVYAPIGLDIGAETPAEIAVAIMGEIILVRRGGTGRPLSDALWVGKRRVHVWRTQRNRGTGDAQ; this is encoded by the coding sequence ATGCCTGAGGACGACCTGCGCCGTGCGCTCTATGCGGCAATCCAGCGGCGCGAGCCGGTGGCGCGTGTGGTGCTCATTGCTGGACCAGAGCCGCTTGTCGGGCGGCAGGCGCTGGTGTGGTTGCAGGGCGACCCGTTGGGCGCACTTGGGCTACCCGAAGCGGTCTGGGCGCAGGTTGTGCGCGATGCCCGCATAGCGATTGAACAGCGGCGGCACACCACGCAGACCTACGCGCTGGATGCAACCACCACCGTCCAGGTGTTCATGGAAGTGATTGGGCGACCGCCCACGCTTCTCATCGTCGGCGCGGGGCACATTGCGCAACCGCTGGCACAGGTGGGGGCGCTGTGCGATTTTCGCGTCATCGTGGTGGACGACCGCCCCGCCTACGCTCGTCCCGACCGCTTTCCTACCGCCGACGAGGTGCTTGCCATCCCGTTCGATGACCTTCCCGCCCATGTTCCGCTGGACCGCGATACCTACGTGGTGCTGGTGACGCGCGGGCACCAGCATGATGTTGATGTGCTCTTGCGCATTCTCGATGCCCCGCTCGCCTATATCGGCATGATTGGTTCGCGGCGGCGCATTCAGGGCGTGTTTGCGTTGCTGAAAACCACCCACCACCTGACGGATGAGCAACTCTCGCGCGTGTATGCGCCCATCGGGCTGGATATTGGCGCTGAAACGCCCGCGGAGATTGCGGTTGCCATCATGGGGGAGATCATCCTCGTGCGGCGCGGCGGCACGGGGCGACCGCTGTCGGATGCGTTGTGGGTGGGGAAGCGGCGCGTGCATGTATGGCGCACTCAACGGAACCGTGGCACAGGGGATGCACAATGA